One Bacillota bacterium DNA window includes the following coding sequences:
- a CDS encoding MoaD/ThiS family protein, giving the protein MKVEIVYFSILERLAGKPCEEILLPDGARIEDAVQAACAAHGEDLRRALLGEGRRYMGTFLRNGQVANADTPLADGDRVTFLMPLSGG; this is encoded by the coding sequence GTGAAGGTAGAGATCGTGTACTTCTCGATACTGGAAAGGCTGGCGGGCAAGCCCTGCGAGGAGATCTTGCTGCCGGACGGAGCCAGGATTGAGGACGCTGTCCAGGCCGCATGCGCGGCCCACGGAGAGGACCTTCGCCGGGCGCTCTTAGGAGAAGGCCGCAGGTACATGGGGACTTTCCTAAGGAACGGTCAGGTCGCGAACGCCGACACTCCTCTCGCCGATGGAGATCGGGTGACCTTCCTCATGCCGTTGTCAGGCGGGTAG
- a CDS encoding AbrB/MazE/SpoVT family DNA-binding domain-containing protein — protein MRSTGIVRKVDTLGRIVIPMDLRRNLEIGENDPVAIYVDGENVVLKKFKPFCTFCGSTEDVRTFKDKHVCASCLQLAKNVS, from the coding sequence ATGAGATCTACAGGAATTGTCCGCAAAGTTGACACGCTGGGGCGCATTGTCATCCCGATGGACCTCAGGCGTAACCTCGAAATCGGGGAGAACGATCCAGTGGCGATCTACGTGGACGGGGAGAACGTCGTGCTCAAGAAGTTCAAGCCGTTCTGCACGTTCTGCGGGAGCACCGAGGATGTGCGGACGTTCAAGGACAAGCACGTATGCGCTAGCTGCCTCCAGCTGGCTAAGAACGTAAGCTGA
- a CDS encoding Xaa-Pro peptidase family protein — MLLNKTRLDSLLARSGLAAIIVAKPENAIYISGFHPMGSRSIRDRLSYVVYFSDPDASPVAIVPSADLRHTRELSWIPSENIVGYTEFKTDNDSGLITDKYKYIAQVLHERGLESGTIGVEQGFLPVDVLDRIRAVAPSASFKDCTGLLKSARAVKMAEEIRRLRRAEEATEKGCRRMIELAAAGHTEIRVASEGRATSLLDGAETIGFTMVGGGTRSAFVHNNPRDERIRPGEVFRFDFGAIYDGYWGDLARTFVFGRKPTAEQQKVYDTILKTQETALAALRPGATADEVYRKAVEAGRTIDPSLRREHVGHGVGLEVHEEPLLRAGNEMVIEPGMVICVEAGKYVPDLGGFQVEDTVIITETGVEVLSSMPKQLFQPGV; from the coding sequence ATGTTACTGAACAAGACGAGGCTGGACAGCCTTCTGGCCCGGTCAGGTCTTGCGGCGATAATCGTGGCGAAGCCGGAGAACGCGATCTACATATCCGGATTTCACCCGATGGGCAGCAGATCAATTCGTGACAGACTCTCATATGTTGTCTATTTCAGCGACCCTGATGCGAGCCCAGTCGCCATCGTTCCATCCGCGGATCTCAGGCATACGCGCGAGCTCTCGTGGATACCTTCAGAAAACATCGTGGGCTACACTGAGTTCAAGACTGACAATGATTCCGGGCTGATCACGGACAAGTACAAGTACATCGCACAGGTGCTGCACGAGCGGGGTCTGGAATCTGGGACAATCGGAGTTGAACAGGGATTCCTTCCTGTAGATGTATTGGATAGAATCAGAGCCGTCGCCCCTTCCGCGTCCTTCAAGGACTGCACGGGCCTTCTGAAGAGTGCGCGTGCGGTCAAGATGGCCGAGGAGATCCGCCGCCTGAGGAGGGCGGAGGAAGCTACGGAGAAGGGATGCCGCAGGATGATCGAGCTCGCCGCGGCAGGACACACCGAGATACGGGTGGCGTCCGAAGGACGGGCAACGTCGCTCCTGGACGGCGCGGAGACCATAGGCTTCACAATGGTCGGCGGGGGCACGAGGTCCGCGTTCGTTCACAACAACCCCAGGGATGAGCGAATACGGCCGGGCGAGGTTTTCCGGTTCGACTTCGGTGCCATCTACGACGGGTACTGGGGAGACCTGGCAAGAACTTTCGTGTTTGGCAGGAAACCCACGGCGGAGCAGCAGAAGGTATACGACACGATCCTCAAAACACAGGAGACCGCGCTCGCAGCGCTCCGACCAGGAGCTACCGCAGATGAAGTCTACCGCAAAGCGGTGGAAGCCGGGCGGACGATCGATCCCTCTCTCCGCCGTGAGCACGTTGGGCATGGAGTAGGTCTTGAAGTCCACGAGGAACCGTTGCTCAGGGCGGGCAACGAAATGGTCATCGAGCCTGGCATGGTGATATGTGTCGAGGCCGGGAAGTATGTGCCCGACCTTGGCGGGTTTCAGGTCGAAGACACGGTCATCATAACCGAGACCGGTGTGGAAGTGCTGAGTTCCATGCCCAAGCAGCTATTCCAGCCGGGTGTGTAG
- a CDS encoding TRAP transporter permease: MGRTPETLGDIATSGKRHLPRWLGGLVFTLAMCYSVFNLVVLVFVPVGPWIHLPVNLAFASVLTLLAYTSLLEKRKTLAWVTDIILVAAAIACTSYYALEYNQMVWRIGAFPTTPDVVFAAITILVSLEITRRASGSALALVGIGFLAYGLLGQHIPGFLGHSGFALDRVITYMYSDTGIFGTALSAASSYVFLFILFGAFLEKLGGGQVFIDLATGVAGHARGGPAKVAVLSSALFGTISGSSVANVAATGAFTIPLMKRIGYKPHFAGGVEAAASTGGQIMPPVMGSTAFILAEIVGVSYSVLAIKAMFPAILYFLAVLIMVDLEAIRMNLRGMPRAELPDPLRILRDRWGFLVPIVVIFVSLLVFRVSTSRAAVLGIVTTLIGPMLTRGVKLRWRSIPEAVSNGAMGVLNIVASCTTAGIIIGVLAMTGLGLKIGTVLVKLSGGNLFLLLVAAMVLSMMLGMGLPTAAAYIIAASVVGPALTQAGVPMFTAHLFIFYFSLLAMVTPPVALASYTAAGIAGASPAKVGWAGLKLSIAAFIVPYMFVYGPALILEGPVLQVAYSLVTAVIGVILLGAAVEGHAYVLGRLNMAQRALLLAAAIVTMLPGAQTDAAGLALVAIAVVLRGRAPGQHAAAARPGRQ, translated from the coding sequence ATGGGACGAACACCCGAGACGCTTGGAGACATTGCGACATCGGGTAAGAGGCACCTGCCCCGATGGCTCGGGGGGCTGGTGTTCACGCTCGCCATGTGCTACTCCGTATTCAACCTTGTAGTCCTCGTTTTCGTGCCCGTGGGGCCGTGGATCCACCTCCCGGTGAACCTTGCATTCGCCTCCGTCCTCACTCTCCTAGCCTATACGAGCCTATTGGAGAAGAGAAAGACGCTGGCCTGGGTGACGGACATCATCCTGGTGGCTGCGGCCATAGCATGTACATCATACTATGCACTGGAGTACAACCAGATGGTCTGGCGCATAGGCGCCTTTCCGACCACGCCTGACGTGGTGTTTGCCGCCATAACTATACTGGTCAGCCTTGAGATAACAAGGAGGGCGAGCGGATCCGCATTGGCCCTGGTGGGTATCGGATTCCTGGCTTATGGGCTGTTGGGGCAGCATATCCCGGGTTTCCTAGGGCACAGTGGTTTCGCTCTGGACCGGGTCATTACCTACATGTACAGCGATACCGGCATCTTTGGGACCGCGCTTTCGGCGGCCTCTTCCTACGTTTTTCTCTTCATCCTTTTCGGCGCCTTCCTTGAGAAGCTGGGCGGAGGACAGGTCTTCATAGACCTCGCGACCGGGGTTGCCGGCCACGCACGAGGTGGGCCTGCCAAGGTGGCTGTGCTCTCGAGTGCACTCTTTGGCACAATCTCCGGGAGTTCCGTGGCGAACGTCGCCGCCACCGGCGCGTTTACCATCCCGCTGATGAAGAGAATCGGCTACAAGCCCCATTTTGCGGGAGGGGTGGAGGCAGCTGCTTCGACAGGCGGGCAGATCATGCCTCCCGTGATGGGATCGACGGCGTTCATTCTTGCCGAGATCGTGGGAGTCTCCTATTCGGTCCTGGCCATCAAGGCCATGTTCCCTGCGATCCTGTACTTCCTTGCCGTGCTCATCATGGTCGACCTAGAGGCAATCAGGATGAATCTTCGTGGGATGCCCAGGGCGGAGCTGCCCGATCCCCTCAGGATTCTCCGGGACCGATGGGGATTCTTAGTCCCGATCGTGGTCATCTTCGTATCCCTCCTGGTCTTCAGGGTCAGCACATCGCGCGCGGCGGTCCTCGGTATCGTCACAACGCTCATCGGGCCGATGCTCACGCGAGGCGTGAAGCTCAGATGGAGATCCATTCCAGAGGCAGTCTCCAACGGGGCGATGGGCGTGCTCAACATCGTCGCCTCGTGTACCACGGCTGGGATCATAATCGGTGTTCTTGCCATGACCGGGCTCGGGCTCAAGATCGGAACGGTCCTCGTCAAGCTATCAGGCGGCAACCTGTTCCTGCTTCTGGTCGCGGCCATGGTACTCAGCATGATGCTGGGTATGGGATTGCCTACGGCCGCAGCATATATCATCGCAGCGTCGGTTGTAGGACCCGCGCTGACGCAAGCGGGCGTCCCCATGTTCACAGCGCACCTGTTCATCTTCTACTTCTCTCTGCTCGCTATGGTCACTCCTCCGGTGGCGCTGGCGTCCTATACCGCCGCAGGTATCGCGGGAGCGAGCCCCGCGAAAGTAGGTTGGGCGGGTCTGAAGCTCAGCATAGCTGCCTTCATAGTTCCGTACATGTTTGTCTACGGACCGGCGCTCATCCTGGAAGGCCCGGTCCTACAAGTGGCATACTCCCTGGTGACTGCTGTCATCGGTGTCATCCTTCTGGGAGCGGCTGTTGAAGGCCATGCGTACGTACTGGGGCGCCTCAACATGGCGCAGCGGGCGCTCTTGCTCGCGGCAGCCATAGTGACCATGCTGCCGGGTGCGCAGACGGACGCTGCGGGACTCGCGCTCGTGGCCATTGCGGTGGTCCTACGGGGTCGTGCGCCGGGGCAGCATGCTGCGGCAGCGCGGCCCGGCAGGCAGTAG
- a CDS encoding TAXI family TRAP transporter solute-binding subunit, protein MKAIRIAVLALLVLALAFPAALSAANWNFVIGTSTLGGTYYIFGAPWAKIITDKVPNAVATIQATNGPSANIQLMERGEMKLAYASAAAAYEGWNGLGWANGRKYQRMRALFTTYSSYFEMVTLAKLPINTIRDLEGKRVHMSMPGGTPDIAMRYALETLGIKPKDQLYLQTGNAIDLMKDGKLDVVIFVMGLPTSMILDLQSTHKIRMVDIDPADVDAVTKKYPYFSKGVIPANTYDNQPKDINTFVFWNYAIGDKDLPDDLVYQIVKAVFENKHEFEAATAAGKELAPENIVHSVIPLHPGAVRYYREKGIEIPANLLPPESK, encoded by the coding sequence GTGAAGGCAATTAGAATCGCGGTACTTGCCCTGCTCGTGCTGGCTTTGGCTTTTCCGGCGGCACTGTCCGCGGCGAACTGGAACTTCGTCATCGGGACCAGCACTCTCGGAGGCACCTACTACATCTTCGGCGCGCCATGGGCCAAAATCATCACAGACAAAGTCCCTAATGCCGTCGCCACGATCCAGGCCACAAACGGGCCGTCCGCCAATATCCAGCTGATGGAGAGAGGCGAGATGAAGCTGGCCTACGCATCTGCCGCCGCCGCCTACGAAGGGTGGAACGGACTCGGCTGGGCGAACGGCCGCAAGTACCAGAGGATGCGTGCCTTGTTCACCACGTATTCAAGCTACTTCGAAATGGTGACTTTGGCCAAGCTCCCCATCAACACCATCAGGGATCTCGAGGGCAAGAGGGTACACATGTCGATGCCGGGCGGCACACCTGACATCGCGATGCGCTATGCCTTGGAGACTCTCGGAATCAAGCCGAAAGACCAGCTGTACCTGCAGACCGGGAACGCCATCGATCTGATGAAAGACGGCAAGCTAGACGTGGTCATATTCGTCATGGGCCTACCGACCTCCATGATCCTCGACCTCCAGTCGACACACAAGATCCGCATGGTAGACATAGACCCTGCCGACGTGGACGCGGTCACCAAGAAGTACCCTTACTTCTCCAAGGGCGTGATTCCGGCGAACACTTACGACAACCAGCCCAAGGACATTAACACCTTCGTGTTCTGGAACTACGCTATCGGCGATAAGGACCTCCCGGATGATCTTGTCTACCAAATCGTCAAGGCAGTGTTCGAGAACAAACACGAATTCGAGGCTGCAACCGCCGCAGGCAAGGAACTTGCTCCCGAGAATATCGTGCACTCGGTCATACCGCTCCACCCGGGTGCGGTCCGTTACTACCGCGAGAAAGGTATAGAGATCCCCGCTAACCTCCTGCCACCAGAAAGCAAGTAG
- a CDS encoding DUF4392 domain-containing protein, with protein sequence MARVVAEYVDRLVNTEMRVQGGLPRGVTHQLYDAARKKQGEPLTYLAAKTLIDAIKPGDRVIIATGAGVPPWLPKGETDGPTGAASLARALDLGLGAKPIVVAEERCLAPVVAALEAAAITVVDEKMFEERSHVALAIPYPLGEVAGDETARDLMEKFQPKAVITVEKHGPSASGRYHSIMGVGRSPDVVANVKFLVERAMAAGVPTVGIGDGGNEIGFGLIHEDVKRIQKYGAKCQCPCGAGIATVTGADVLVAAAISNWGAYGISAMLAFMLENKRVLQDNETEYRMLDACVRAGAMDGLYTSQCMYVDGTSSATQLALITMLGEIVENGLSSQPRNW encoded by the coding sequence GTGGCGCGAGTCGTTGCGGAGTATGTGGACCGCCTAGTGAACACGGAGATGAGGGTCCAGGGTGGGCTGCCCAGAGGCGTGACTCACCAGCTCTACGACGCCGCCCGGAAGAAACAAGGCGAGCCCCTCACTTACCTGGCGGCCAAGACCTTGATCGATGCGATCAAGCCTGGTGACCGAGTGATAATTGCAACTGGGGCCGGGGTTCCGCCGTGGCTTCCTAAGGGCGAGACGGATGGCCCTACGGGAGCGGCGTCGCTCGCACGGGCCCTTGACTTGGGCCTCGGCGCGAAGCCGATAGTGGTCGCTGAGGAGAGGTGCCTTGCGCCGGTCGTGGCGGCGTTGGAGGCTGCAGCGATCACTGTCGTAGATGAGAAGATGTTCGAGGAGAGGTCGCATGTGGCTCTCGCTATCCCGTACCCTCTGGGTGAGGTGGCGGGCGACGAAACCGCTCGGGATCTGATGGAGAAGTTCCAGCCCAAGGCTGTCATCACCGTGGAGAAACACGGGCCGAGCGCGAGCGGCAGGTACCACAGCATCATGGGTGTAGGGAGGAGCCCTGACGTTGTCGCGAATGTCAAGTTCCTCGTGGAGCGGGCGATGGCAGCAGGGGTGCCCACGGTGGGAATTGGCGACGGTGGGAACGAGATCGGATTCGGGCTGATTCACGAGGATGTGAAGAGAATCCAGAAGTACGGGGCGAAGTGCCAGTGCCCTTGCGGCGCAGGCATCGCAACTGTCACAGGGGCGGACGTCCTAGTCGCTGCGGCCATATCAAACTGGGGCGCATACGGCATTTCGGCCATGCTCGCGTTCATGCTCGAAAACAAGAGAGTACTGCAGGACAATGAAACAGAGTACCGGATGCTTGATGCTTGTGTCAGGGCAGGGGCCATGGACGGGCTCTATACGAGCCAGTGCATGTACGTGGACGGGACTTCTTCTGCAACTCAACTCGCTCTGATTACCATGCTCGGGGAGATAGTGGAGAACGGGTTGTCCTCACAGCCTAGGAACTGGTAA
- a CDS encoding Rid family detoxifying hydrolase, translated as MATQQQRTEIMSPSVARSSSPLSQGIRFGNLLFLSGQLGRDPATGKLEAGFEAQARRTMTNLRDLLESAGSSMDMVLKTTVFVTDLARVGELNSIYREFFNNPLPARSCVEVSALAGGAEVEIELIAACPED; from the coding sequence TTGGCAACACAGCAGCAGAGGACGGAGATCATGAGCCCCTCGGTCGCCCGGTCATCAAGTCCCTTGTCACAGGGGATCAGATTCGGGAACCTGTTGTTTCTCTCCGGGCAACTTGGCCGGGACCCGGCAACGGGTAAGCTCGAGGCGGGGTTCGAGGCTCAGGCCAGACGGACCATGACCAACCTCAGGGATCTGCTGGAGTCGGCGGGTTCCTCCATGGACATGGTGCTCAAGACCACGGTCTTCGTCACAGACCTGGCACGGGTTGGGGAACTGAACTCCATCTACCGCGAATTCTTCAACAATCCCCTGCCCGCGAGATCCTGCGTGGAGGTCTCAGCCCTAGCCGGCGGGGCTGAGGTGGAGATCGAGCTCATCGCTGCGTGCCCGGAAGACTAG
- a CDS encoding PAS domain-containing protein, which yields MESETRNPVLEALITVARGVAQTFGPSCEVVVHDLSRPKTSVIAVFNDTVTGRKVGEGIRDLVWKVLRSPDFNEDMLVNYRTITPEGKVVKSTTIVIRDSERDVVGAVCINFDLSTFVTAKRFFEDFTRLNDLAPPSDKVVEVANADVLDILGHLISKTIEESAKSVEQMTKEDKMQVVGYLDEKGVFLIRGAVDWVASRLGVSRYTVYSYLEMARAARGMKRGGDREAAEPYEV from the coding sequence ATGGAGTCCGAGACAAGGAATCCAGTTCTCGAGGCGCTCATCACAGTCGCCAGGGGTGTGGCCCAGACCTTTGGCCCCAGTTGTGAAGTGGTGGTTCACGACTTGAGCCGGCCCAAGACATCGGTGATTGCCGTGTTCAACGATACGGTCACAGGCCGGAAGGTGGGCGAGGGCATAAGGGACTTGGTATGGAAGGTCCTGCGCTCGCCGGACTTCAACGAGGACATGCTCGTCAACTACCGCACCATCACGCCCGAGGGGAAAGTCGTGAAATCCACGACCATTGTAATCAGGGACAGCGAGCGTGATGTGGTTGGGGCGGTCTGCATCAACTTCGATCTATCCACGTTCGTCACAGCCAAGCGCTTTTTCGAGGACTTCACGCGCTTGAACGATCTCGCCCCTCCCTCCGACAAGGTTGTCGAAGTTGCGAACGCGGACGTGCTCGATATTCTCGGGCACCTGATCTCGAAGACCATTGAGGAAAGCGCCAAATCAGTCGAGCAGATGACCAAGGAAGACAAGATGCAGGTCGTGGGTTACCTCGACGAGAAGGGCGTCTTTCTCATTCGGGGCGCGGTGGACTGGGTTGCAAGCCGGCTCGGTGTGTCCAGATACACCGTGTACAGTTACCTCGAAATGGCGAGGGCTGCGCGGGGGATGAAGCGAGGTGGGGACAGGGAAGCGGCGGAGCCCTATGAGGTGTGA
- a CDS encoding cell wall-active antibiotics response protein, whose product MGRPNAFTMVMGIVIAVIGIVLLLNNFGATRIDVGEFIESYWPLILVLWGLSVILQPREERGGGDVGAWIVLIIGLLLLGRTTGFYRFDLRWVWGVFWPVVIILIGLNLLRSSTTRGDTRWGVMSVTELKNDGWELKDGAYVAFMGGVNMDLTVADIPDREVFLDLTAVMGGMDIKAPRDLAIECEGTAVLGGVDFFRESTGGVISSRRFSQRGPEGSPKKVIIRCRAIMGGIEIKGD is encoded by the coding sequence ATGGGACGCCCGAACGCATTCACCATGGTGATGGGAATTGTAATCGCGGTGATCGGAATCGTGTTGCTTCTGAACAACTTCGGCGCGACCAGGATCGATGTCGGTGAGTTCATCGAATCTTACTGGCCGTTGATCCTGGTGCTCTGGGGTCTCAGTGTGATCCTGCAACCGCGCGAGGAGAGGGGTGGAGGCGATGTTGGCGCCTGGATCGTGCTGATAATAGGGCTTCTGCTCCTCGGACGCACGACTGGCTTCTACCGTTTCGATCTCCGCTGGGTATGGGGAGTGTTCTGGCCGGTTGTGATCATACTGATAGGTCTGAACTTGCTTCGCTCCAGCACCACCCGAGGGGACACGAGGTGGGGCGTGATGAGTGTCACCGAGCTCAAGAACGACGGCTGGGAGCTGAAAGACGGCGCCTACGTTGCCTTCATGGGCGGCGTCAACATGGACCTGACGGTGGCTGACATACCCGACCGGGAAGTGTTTCTCGACCTCACTGCGGTCATGGGCGGCATGGACATCAAGGCGCCGAGGGACCTCGCCATTGAGTGCGAGGGCACGGCGGTCCTAGGCGGGGTCGATTTCTTCCGAGAGAGCACAGGCGGGGTCATCTCCAGCCGGAGATTCAGCCAACGCGGACCTGAGGGGTCTCCGAAGAAGGTCATCATCAGGTGCAGGGCGATCATGGGAGGTATAGAGATCAAGGGAGACTGA
- a CDS encoding gamma-glutamyltransferase family protein: protein MGMRGVVATSHPLAAQAGLRMLMSGGNAVDAALAAAAALVVLEPTSNGLGGDAFALVWDGQLYGLNASGRAPMSLSAEGLRSEGYASIPTEGWLPVTVPGAVSAWSALSRRFGTMPLSEVLRPAVEYAERGAPVPPVIAGHWRAAEKRFGTLPDFARAFLPHGRAPAPGEIFSCADLARSLRLIGETGGEAFYRGALADAVASHAERTGGYITREDLASHAPEWVDPISTSYRGYEVFEIPPNGQGLVALIALNILEGYDMGRIPQLSADSLHLVIEALRLALADGHAHIADPRSAPVPIAQLLSKTHAAHRRETIHPRRAGGEACSGLPGPGDTVYLCAADESGVMVSYIQSNYMGFGSGIVVPGTGISLQNRGAGFSLAPGHPNELAPGKRPFHTIIPGFLMYRGTPVAAFGVMGGDMQPQGHVQVVSGIVDHGLNPQSSVDCPRIRVMGGGVVAVESGIGAETARELAQMGHSVRVEAEMAGFGGAQIIWRDPDTGVMIAGSEPRKDGYPAAF, encoded by the coding sequence ATGGGAATGCGCGGCGTGGTTGCGACCAGCCATCCCCTCGCGGCTCAGGCGGGCTTGAGAATGCTCATGTCAGGTGGAAACGCGGTGGACGCCGCGCTTGCCGCCGCCGCCGCGCTTGTGGTCCTCGAACCGACCTCGAACGGGCTGGGAGGCGACGCGTTTGCCCTCGTATGGGATGGGCAGCTCTATGGCCTGAATGCCTCCGGCCGAGCTCCAATGAGCCTTTCCGCGGAGGGTCTACGGAGCGAAGGCTATGCCTCGATCCCGACGGAGGGCTGGCTGCCTGTGACCGTGCCCGGAGCCGTCTCCGCGTGGTCCGCCCTGTCTCGTAGGTTCGGAACAATGCCCCTCTCTGAGGTGCTCCGCCCTGCGGTGGAGTACGCCGAGAGGGGCGCCCCCGTTCCCCCCGTGATCGCGGGCCACTGGAGAGCTGCAGAGAAGCGATTCGGGACGCTCCCCGACTTCGCCCGCGCCTTCCTCCCGCACGGGCGCGCGCCCGCACCAGGGGAGATCTTCTCTTGTGCTGATCTCGCTCGGTCTCTCCGGTTGATCGGCGAGACCGGGGGCGAGGCTTTCTACAGGGGCGCTCTCGCGGATGCTGTCGCATCCCACGCCGAGCGAACGGGCGGGTACATCACCCGCGAGGATTTGGCGTCACACGCTCCTGAGTGGGTCGATCCCATCTCTACATCCTATCGGGGTTATGAGGTGTTTGAGATCCCCCCGAATGGCCAAGGTCTCGTTGCCCTGATTGCCCTCAACATACTCGAGGGTTATGATATGGGGAGAATCCCCCAGCTCTCGGCGGACTCGCTTCATCTGGTCATTGAGGCGTTGAGGCTTGCTCTCGCAGATGGCCACGCCCACATTGCTGACCCGAGGTCTGCCCCGGTTCCCATCGCCCAACTCCTTTCTAAGACTCACGCAGCGCACCGACGGGAGACAATACATCCCAGACGTGCAGGTGGCGAGGCGTGTTCAGGGCTTCCGGGTCCCGGTGACACAGTCTACTTGTGCGCCGCGGATGAAAGTGGCGTGATGGTATCGTATATCCAGTCGAACTACATGGGCTTTGGGTCCGGCATCGTCGTGCCAGGCACGGGGATCTCTCTGCAGAACCGCGGCGCGGGGTTCTCTCTGGCTCCAGGGCACCCTAACGAGCTTGCGCCGGGGAAGAGGCCTTTCCACACCATTATCCCCGGTTTCCTTATGTACAGAGGAACACCGGTCGCGGCTTTCGGGGTTATGGGTGGAGATATGCAGCCTCAAGGGCATGTGCAGGTAGTATCGGGGATTGTGGACCACGGTCTGAACCCCCAGTCCTCTGTCGACTGCCCTAGAATCCGAGTGATGGGCGGAGGTGTGGTTGCCGTGGAGTCGGGGATAGGCGCGGAGACTGCCCGCGAACTTGCACAGATGGGACATTCGGTCCGGGTGGAGGCGGAAATGGCTGGATTCGGCGGCGCCCAGATTATTTGGCGCGACCCTGATACGGGAGTTATGATCGCCGGAAGCGAACCCCGGAAGGATGGGTATCCGGCCGCGTTTTGA
- a CDS encoding DegV family protein: MSRIAIVTDSTCDLPAELAQAHGITVIPDYVRFGEEVFRDQVDLSTAEFFKRLRDSRECPKTSQPTPAEFAQVYQGLLQHNDYVFSIHLASKLSGVCASAALGAQLVGTNVVEVVDSGWVSMGLGFAVLEAAEAANARRSVDEVRDAIRHAVASMRLLFTIDNLAYLEKSGRIGRASVFLGTLLGIKPVITIENAEVLPVERVRGASRLLPRVLDLMSQTTPPNVPIRAAVIHADALKQAAEWEAAVRSRFSCEELITCECNTIIGSYAGPGSIGVAWYPTRRF; this comes from the coding sequence ATGTCCCGAATTGCCATAGTAACAGACAGCACCTGCGACCTCCCGGCCGAACTCGCCCAAGCCCACGGGATAACTGTAATCCCGGACTACGTGCGCTTCGGCGAGGAGGTCTTCCGCGACCAGGTCGACTTGTCCACGGCAGAGTTCTTCAAGAGGTTACGCGATTCAAGGGAGTGTCCGAAGACTTCGCAGCCGACTCCGGCGGAATTCGCCCAGGTTTACCAGGGCCTTCTCCAACACAACGACTACGTATTCTCCATACATCTGGCCTCGAAGTTGAGCGGGGTATGCGCCAGCGCGGCCTTGGGCGCCCAGCTAGTCGGCACAAACGTCGTAGAAGTGGTAGATAGTGGATGGGTCTCGATGGGGCTGGGATTCGCCGTCCTCGAGGCGGCGGAGGCGGCGAACGCTCGGAGGAGCGTCGATGAAGTCCGGGACGCCATCAGGCATGCCGTTGCCTCCATGAGGCTGTTGTTCACCATCGACAACCTGGCCTACCTCGAAAAGAGTGGGCGAATCGGTCGGGCGTCGGTTTTCCTCGGGACCCTTCTTGGCATCAAGCCGGTGATCACCATTGAAAACGCGGAGGTTCTGCCGGTGGAGCGGGTCCGCGGGGCGTCGCGACTACTTCCCAGGGTCCTGGATCTGATGAGCCAAACGACTCCTCCGAATGTTCCGATCCGCGCGGCGGTGATCCACGCGGACGCGCTCAAGCAGGCGGCGGAGTGGGAGGCGGCGGTGCGATCGCGTTTCTCCTGTGAAGAGTTGATCACCTGTGAGTGTAATACCATCATCGGCTCCTACGCCGGCCCTGGGTCAATCGGGGTGGCGTGGTATCCAACGCGGCGTTTCTGA
- a CDS encoding Fe-S-containing hydro-lyase, with protein MVKRIVTPLVYDTVRQLRTGDEVSISGVIYTARDAAHKRLVALIREGHELPFDLAGQIIYYVGPTPAQPGRPIGSAGPTTSGRMDPYAPILMEYGLRGMIGKGSRSTEVREAMKKFGAVYFAAIGGAGALLAERIVSAEVVAYEDLGTEAIRRLHVEDFPVFVVNDIYGGDLYEEGVRAYRIQ; from the coding sequence GTGGTCAAGAGGATAGTCACTCCGCTTGTCTATGACACAGTGAGGCAACTCAGAACGGGCGATGAGGTCAGCATCTCAGGGGTCATATATACCGCGAGGGACGCCGCCCACAAGAGGCTCGTCGCCCTGATAAGGGAAGGGCATGAGTTGCCGTTCGATCTTGCCGGCCAGATCATATACTACGTGGGTCCGACTCCCGCGCAGCCCGGACGGCCGATAGGGTCCGCAGGTCCCACCACCAGCGGGCGCATGGACCCTTATGCGCCGATCCTGATGGAGTACGGTCTCCGGGGAATGATCGGCAAAGGCTCGCGCTCCACCGAGGTTCGGGAGGCTATGAAGAAGTTCGGGGCCGTTTACTTCGCCGCCATCGGGGGAGCCGGCGCGCTGCTCGCAGAGCGAATCGTGTCGGCTGAGGTAGTGGCCTACGAGGACCTCGGGACTGAGGCTATCAGGAGACTCCACGTCGAGGATTTCCCGGTGTTCGTGGTGAACGACATCTATGGGGGAGACCTCTACGAGGAAGGTGTCCGCGCGTACAGAATCCAGTGA